In Mustela nigripes isolate SB6536 chromosome 2, MUSNIG.SB6536, whole genome shotgun sequence, a single window of DNA contains:
- the LOC132010935 gene encoding olfactory receptor 7G2-like encodes MNNMEPRNQTVFSEFFLLGLTHDPELQPLLFNLFLSTYLVTILGNLLVILAVISDSHLHSPMYFFLSNLSFTDICLSTTTIPKMLVNIQAQIQSISYTGCLTQVCFVLVFVGLENFLLAAMAYDRYVAICHPLRYTVIMNAQLCGLLTVLSLLISIANALLHSLMVLRLSFCTDLNIPHFFCELAQVVKLACSDTFINNILVYVLACLLGGVPLSGIIFSYTQIFSSVLRMPSDSGKYKAFSTCGSHLSVVSLFYGTAVGVYVSSAVSDSSRRNTMASVMYIVIPQMINPFIYSLRNSDMQGALKKLARRIPSFL; translated from the coding sequence ATGAACAACATGGAACCCAGAAACCAGACagtattttcagaattctttctcCTAGGATTGACACATGATCCAGAACTACAGCCCCTCCTCTTCAATCTGTTCCTGTCCACGTACCTGGTCACCATCCTGGGAAATCTGCTGGTCATCCTGGCTGTCATCTCTGACTCCCACCTCCACTCCcctatgtacttcttcctctccaacctgTCCTTTACGGACATCTGTTTAAGCACAACCACCATCCCAAAGATGCTGGTGAACATCCAAGCACAGATTCAGAGCATCAGTTATACAGGCTGCCTCACCCAGGTCTGCTTTGTCttggtttttgttggtttggaAAATTTTCTCCTTGCAGcaatggcctatgaccgctatgtggctaTCTGCCATCCCTTGAGGTACACCGTTATTATGAATGCCCAACTCTGTGGCCTGCTGACAGtgctctccctgctcattagCATTGCCAATGCCCTGCTCCACAGCCTGATGGTGCTACGATTATCCTTCTGTACAGACCTGAACATCCCCCACTTCTTCTGCGAGCTTGCTCAAGTTGTCAAGCTTGCCTGTTCTGATACTTTCATCAATAATATCTTGGTGTATGTTTTGGCTTGCTTACTTGGGGGTGTTCCTCTCTCTGGAATCATTTTCTCTTACACTcaaattttctcctctgttttgaGAATGCCATCAGATAGTGGAAAGTATAAAGCTTTCTCCACCTGTGGGTCTCACCTGTCAGTTGTGTCCTTGTTCTATGGGACGGCTGTTGGAGTGTATGTTAGTTCCGCAGTTAGTGATTCTTCCAGGAGGAATACTATGGCTTCAGTGATGTACATTGTGATTCCTCAAATGATTAACCCCTTTATTTACAGTCTGAGAAATAGTGACATGCAGGGTGCCTTGAAGAAACTGGCCAGAAGGATACCTTCTTTCCTGTGA